In Desulfurellaceae bacterium, one DNA window encodes the following:
- a CDS encoding N-acetylmuramoyl-L-alanine amidase gives MQGLSGLRLVTLVVSLGLLLGRADAADLRVLERIHYTSVREYTRVVITLSGEARHRLFTLPADPASRRPPRIVIDFSSAGLGARTPRTIPIHQGLLKQVRTGQFDPSTVRVVLDVERLDEHRAFALYAPYRLVIDIRGRQPQPAPPADRQVERQKIMIDPGHGGKDPGALGRGRVREKDVVLSLSKHLARKLEARLPVEVLFTRTNDTFIPLEERTARANAAGASLFVSVHANASKNSKAQGIETYYLNNTNDRAARRLAAFENGLLHLANPVPARTYVSNLVSALLQNGKADPSIDLARHLQTALVAQAKKRNPQVRNLGVKKGPFYVLVGADMPCVLVEAGFLTNSKERRLLLSPAYQNDLAEGMYQGIAKFLSQPDKNL, from the coding sequence ATGCAAGGTCTGAGCGGTTTACGTCTGGTGACGCTGGTGGTCAGCTTGGGCCTGCTGCTGGGCAGGGCCGACGCGGCCGATCTGCGCGTCCTTGAGCGCATCCATTATACCTCAGTCCGGGAATACACCCGGGTGGTCATCACCCTGTCTGGAGAAGCCCGCCATCGCCTGTTCACCCTGCCGGCCGATCCGGCCAGTCGGCGGCCGCCGCGTATTGTCATCGACTTCTCCTCCGCCGGACTCGGCGCGCGCACCCCGCGGACCATCCCGATCCATCAGGGCCTGCTCAAACAGGTGCGCACCGGGCAATTTGATCCGAGCACGGTCCGGGTTGTCCTGGATGTCGAGCGGCTCGACGAACACCGCGCCTTTGCCCTGTATGCGCCCTACCGTCTGGTTATTGATATACGCGGGCGTCAGCCTCAACCGGCCCCGCCGGCGGACCGGCAGGTCGAGCGTCAGAAGATCATGATTGACCCGGGCCACGGCGGCAAAGACCCGGGAGCCCTGGGACGCGGTCGCGTCAGAGAAAAAGATGTGGTGCTGTCGCTGAGCAAACACCTGGCTCGCAAACTCGAAGCCCGTCTGCCGGTTGAGGTCCTGTTTACACGGACAAACGACACCTTCATTCCCCTGGAGGAGCGAACCGCCCGGGCCAATGCGGCCGGAGCCAGCTTATTCGTCTCGGTGCACGCCAACGCCAGTAAGAACTCCAAGGCCCAGGGGATCGAGACCTACTATCTCAACAACACCAACGACCGGGCGGCCAGACGGCTGGCCGCCTTTGAGAACGGCCTGCTCCACCTGGCGAATCCGGTTCCGGCCAGGACCTACGTCTCGAATCTGGTCAGCGCGCTGCTGCAAAACGGCAAAGCAGACCCCTCGATCGACCTGGCCCGGCATCTCCAAACGGCCCTAGTCGCCCAGGCCAAAAAGCGCAACCCGCAGGTCCGGAATCTTGGCGTCAAAAAAGGGCCGTTTTACGTCCTGGTCGGGGCGGATATGCCCTGTGTGCTGGTCGAGGCCGGGTTTCTGACCAACTCAAAAGAACGCCGCCTGCTGCTGTCCCCCGCCTACCAGAACGACCTAGCCGAAGGCATGTACCAGGGTATTGCCAAATTCCTCAGCCAACCGGACAAAAACCTGTAG
- a CDS encoding Dyp-type peroxidase, with protein MATPQPAVLNRDMGQHQWYVHLSRLDGADMGRIKSAVSQLRKDCDDQGINLTIGVGPSLLSDLTDDVPSDFQPYETFRSVDGSGKEAKGTQEELLFWLNHDDKDKVWKTQFDARRALREDMRVARETMTFIYGNSFDMTGFKDGTGNPDPERDVEVAIVPDGEPGAGGSFIIAQRWIHDLEAWNLLPVDEQEKVFGRTKGEESAKLSPLPPHSHLAHHELREGKTGDESTPKRDEISRRSTPYAFHDGTVGLYFMAFCKSQAPLRERMRAMYGMDGQLRDRLTSYSNPASGSFYFAPSVETLDKALS; from the coding sequence ATGGCAACACCTCAACCTGCCGTACTGAACAGGGATATGGGTCAGCATCAATGGTACGTCCATCTGAGCCGGCTGGACGGCGCGGATATGGGTCGGATCAAGTCTGCTGTCTCCCAGCTCCGTAAAGACTGCGACGATCAGGGTATCAACCTGACCATCGGCGTCGGTCCGAGCCTATTGTCAGACCTGACGGATGACGTGCCCAGCGATTTTCAGCCCTACGAAACCTTTCGGTCTGTTGATGGCAGCGGCAAAGAGGCCAAGGGGACCCAAGAAGAGCTGCTGTTCTGGCTGAACCACGACGACAAAGACAAGGTCTGGAAGACGCAGTTTGACGCCCGCCGGGCGCTCAGGGAGGACATGCGCGTCGCCCGCGAGACCATGACCTTCATCTATGGCAACTCCTTTGACATGACCGGCTTCAAAGACGGGACCGGCAACCCCGACCCCGAGCGCGATGTCGAGGTGGCTATTGTTCCGGACGGGGAACCCGGAGCGGGCGGCAGCTTTATCATCGCCCAGCGCTGGATCCATGACCTTGAGGCCTGGAATCTGCTGCCGGTTGATGAACAGGAAAAAGTCTTTGGCCGGACCAAGGGGGAAGAATCCGCCAAGCTGTCCCCCCTGCCCCCCCACTCGCACCTGGCGCACCACGAGCTACGTGAGGGCAAAACGGGCGATGAGAGCACGCCCAAACGTGACGAGATCTCCCGCCGTTCGACGCCGTATGCCTTCCACGATGGAACGGTCGGCCTGTATTTCATGGCCTTCTGCAAGTCTCAGGCGCCGCTACGCGAGCGCATGCGGGCCATGTATGGGATGGATGGCCAGCTACGCGACCGGCTGACATCGTACAGCAACCCGGCGTCGGGCTCGTTCTATTTTGCCCCGTCGGTCGAGACGCTGGACAAGGCGCTGTCGTAA
- a CDS encoding urate hydroxylase PuuD, with translation MLVDGHDLVQALFRWLHILAGVTWIGLLYFLTFIHVQLTPALRGQLIPQLMLPTLVWLRWGAMLTFLSGCVLLLWKYFLLGSGLSGAGGLLGSSAGLWISCGVVLGTIMWWNVWFVIWPIYQAVLGRTGEGAETERPPRARTALLAARVNTVLSVPLVFTMLAGSGHAPSIPFQPVWLVLVLGLGCGLACLLIVLGGRQADTP, from the coding sequence ATGCTGGTTGATGGCCATGATCTCGTCCAGGCGCTGTTTCGCTGGCTGCATATCCTGGCTGGGGTGACGTGGATCGGTCTGCTGTATTTCTTGACTTTTATCCATGTCCAGCTCACTCCCGCGCTCCGTGGCCAGCTCATCCCCCAGCTCATGCTGCCCACCCTGGTGTGGTTGCGGTGGGGGGCGATGCTGACCTTTTTGTCGGGCTGCGTATTGCTGCTGTGGAAGTATTTCTTGCTCGGCAGCGGCCTGAGCGGTGCGGGCGGTTTGCTGGGGTCAAGTGCCGGGTTGTGGATCAGCTGTGGGGTGGTCCTGGGCACGATCATGTGGTGGAACGTGTGGTTTGTGATCTGGCCGATCTACCAGGCTGTCCTCGGTCGGACGGGGGAGGGCGCTGAGACGGAACGGCCGCCACGCGCCAGGACTGCCCTCCTGGCCGCGCGCGTCAACACCGTGCTGTCGGTGCCGCTCGTGTTTACCATGCTGGCTGGGTCGGGCCACGCGCCGTCCATTCCGTTTCAGCCCGTTTGGCTCGTCCTGGTGCTCGGCCTCGGCTGTGGGCTGGCCTGTTTGCTCATTGTTCTGGGCGGTCGGCAGGCCGACACGCCCTGA
- the metW gene encoding methionine biosynthesis protein MetW: protein MSPVSLRSDLLVIADLVPPQVRILDLGCGDGALLEYLVREKQVTGRGIELGEDGILTCVRRGLSVRQGNLEEGLADYPAASFDYVILSQTLPFLDDPAMIVEEMLRVGKQAIVSFPNWGYWRCRFELLLTGRIPHASDLPERWHQAPRWQAFTVADFGDFCQRLEVRIAQERYLAHTRRLKNVRYKNLRATTAVFSLEKC from the coding sequence GTGAGCCCTGTCAGCCTGCGTTCCGACCTACTCGTCATCGCCGATCTGGTGCCCCCCCAGGTCCGTATTCTTGACCTGGGGTGTGGGGACGGCGCCCTGCTCGAGTACCTCGTCCGCGAGAAACAGGTGACCGGACGGGGCATCGAGTTGGGCGAGGATGGGATTCTGACCTGTGTCCGGCGCGGTTTGAGCGTGCGCCAGGGCAACCTCGAAGAGGGGTTGGCCGATTATCCGGCGGCCAGTTTCGACTATGTGATCCTGAGCCAGACGCTGCCGTTTCTGGACGATCCGGCCATGATCGTCGAGGAGATGCTGCGGGTCGGCAAACAGGCGATTGTCAGTTTTCCCAACTGGGGCTATTGGCGGTGTCGGTTTGAGCTGCTGCTGACCGGGCGCATCCCGCACGCCTCTGACCTGCCCGAACGCTGGCATCAGGCGCCCCGCTGGCAGGCCTTTACGGTGGCCGACTTTGGCGACTTCTGCCAGCGGCTGGAAGTCCGCATCGCGCAGGAGCGCTATCTGGCCCACACGCGGCGCCTGAAGAACGTCCGCTATAAAAATCTGCGGGCGACGACGGCGGTGTTCAGCCTGGAAAAATGCTGA
- a CDS encoding molybdopterin-dependent oxidoreductase has translation MTQLRIEGEVSTPQAFSFSDLTRLPGQIADVGQFIPGRDGGGVRLRSLLERVSPADSARYMTLESSDGKFSASLPITAVQDAIVAYRLGDAPLPTKKGGPFRFFIPNVEECAVGEVDACANVKFLGRLHLSHEPGRDVRPTSPVSHQAHHEQPGHEHLPKD, from the coding sequence ATGACACAGCTCCGCATAGAGGGTGAGGTTTCCACTCCCCAGGCTTTCAGCTTCAGCGACCTGACTCGGCTGCCCGGCCAGATCGCCGATGTCGGGCAGTTTATTCCCGGCCGTGACGGCGGCGGTGTTCGCCTGCGGTCTCTGCTCGAGCGGGTCAGCCCCGCGGACAGCGCTCGGTATATGACCCTCGAATCCAGCGATGGAAAATTTTCGGCCAGCCTGCCCATCACAGCCGTGCAGGACGCCATTGTGGCCTATCGGCTGGGGGATGCACCGCTGCCGACCAAAAAAGGCGGCCCATTTCGCTTTTTTATTCCCAATGTCGAGGAGTGTGCGGTTGGCGAGGTTGACGCGTGTGCCAACGTCAAATTTCTGGGGCGCCTGCACCTGAGCCACGAACCCGGTCGGGATGTCCGTCCGACCAGCCCGGTATCGCACCAAGCTCACCACGAACAACCGGGCCATGAGCACCTGCCCAAAGACTAG
- a CDS encoding DsrE family protein has translation MPGKFCVSLTHAKDNPDKATVAFVIANAAVGSDQETLVFLSTEGVRLAVSGYADDIREDGFLPLKELMTNYAEAGGTIYVCSPCFKRRGLDENSLVPGAKIVGGAKLIEYLADGTPCVSY, from the coding sequence ATGCCAGGTAAATTCTGTGTTTCTCTCACCCACGCCAAAGACAACCCGGATAAAGCCACCGTCGCCTTTGTGATTGCCAATGCCGCGGTCGGCTCCGATCAGGAAACCCTGGTATTTTTGAGTACCGAAGGCGTGCGCTTGGCCGTCAGCGGCTATGCCGACGATATCCGTGAAGACGGATTTCTGCCCCTCAAAGAGCTGATGACAAACTACGCCGAAGCCGGCGGGACGATCTATGTGTGCTCGCCGTGCTTCAAGAGACGGGGCCTGGACGAAAACAGTCTGGTGCCGGGGGCGAAGATCGTAGGCGGAGCCAAGCTGATCGAGTATCTGGCCGACGGCACACCGTGTGTGTCGTACTGA
- a CDS encoding homoserine O-acetyltransferase, which yields MSSTGDVGIVQPHQLTFAQQQPFPLDSGTTLSPVSLAYETYGQLNADRSNAILITHALSGSAHAAGHYEPEDGRLGWWDDCIGPGKAFDTDRFFVICSNVLGGCYGSTGPAHLDPATQTPYGMRFPVVTIGDMVRAQVRLVDHLEIDRLLCVAGGSMGGMQALEWAAAHPKRVRAAIPVATTAHHSPMLIALSEVGRQAIYADPAWNNGDYYSAEAKPDAGLAVARMVGHITYLSEESMQQKFGRRLQGRVRYGYEFRTEFQVESYLKYKGNNFTRRFDANSYLYITKAMDYFDLSATTGSLAAAFANSAGLKYLVVSFTSDWLYPSYHSKELVSALTAAGADVTYLDVQSSWGHDAFLLEVETMTSLLGSFLDRLVHDEGITVPAGPSSHPPTRNQKGRKTGVAA from the coding sequence ATGAGCAGTACTGGCGATGTCGGCATTGTCCAGCCGCACCAACTCACCTTTGCCCAGCAGCAGCCGTTTCCGCTTGACAGCGGGACAACGCTGAGCCCGGTCAGCCTCGCCTATGAGACCTACGGGCAGCTGAACGCGGACCGCTCGAACGCCATTCTGATCACCCATGCGCTGAGCGGGAGTGCCCACGCCGCCGGCCACTACGAGCCCGAGGACGGGCGTCTGGGCTGGTGGGACGACTGCATCGGACCGGGCAAGGCCTTTGATACCGACCGCTTCTTTGTCATCTGCAGCAACGTCCTGGGCGGCTGTTACGGCTCGACCGGTCCGGCCCATCTCGACCCGGCCACCCAGACGCCGTACGGCATGCGTTTCCCGGTCGTGACTATCGGCGATATGGTCCGCGCCCAGGTTCGGCTGGTGGATCACCTGGAGATTGACCGGTTGCTGTGCGTGGCCGGCGGCTCAATGGGCGGCATGCAGGCCCTGGAGTGGGCAGCCGCGCATCCGAAGCGCGTCCGGGCGGCCATCCCGGTCGCCACCACGGCCCACCACAGCCCGATGCTGATCGCGCTGAGTGAGGTCGGTCGCCAGGCCATTTACGCAGACCCGGCCTGGAATAACGGTGATTATTACAGCGCCGAGGCCAAACCCGACGCCGGGCTGGCCGTGGCGCGGATGGTCGGCCATATCACCTATCTGAGCGAAGAGTCCATGCAGCAGAAGTTCGGCCGTCGTTTGCAGGGTCGCGTCCGCTACGGCTATGAATTTCGGACCGAGTTTCAGGTCGAAAGCTATCTGAAATACAAGGGCAATAACTTTACTCGCCGGTTTGACGCCAATAGCTATCTGTATATCACCAAGGCGATGGACTATTTCGACCTGAGCGCCACGACCGGTTCCCTGGCCGCCGCGTTTGCCAACTCGGCTGGGCTCAAATATCTGGTCGTCAGCTTTACCAGCGACTGGCTGTATCCGAGCTATCACAGCAAAGAGCTGGTCAGCGCGTTGACCGCCGCCGGGGCCGATGTGACCTATCTCGACGTACAGAGTTCGTGGGGGCACGACGCGTTTCTGCTCGAAGTCGAGACCATGACCAGTTTACTCGGCAGTTTTCTTGACCGCCTGGTCCACGATGAGGGTATCACTGTGCCCGCCGGCCCCTCGTCCCATCCGCCGACCCGCAATCAAAAGGGGCGGAAGACCGGGGTGGCTGCATGA
- a CDS encoding O-acetylhomoserine aminocarboxypropyltransferase/cysteine synthase, whose product MSANQTHERQYGFSTRQLHAGQQPDPTTGSRAVPIYHTTSYQFKDTGHAADLFALKEPGNIYTRIMNPTNDVLEQRLASLEGGVGALVSSSGHAAQMMAIMALCGQGDHIVSSSRLYGGTYNQFTHTFPRMGITTTFVDPTKPEEFAAAVQPNTKILYGETLGNPDITVFPFDEVSEVSRAHHIPIMIDNTFATPYLCRPFDWGAHIVTHSTTKFLSGHGTAIGGAIIDGGNFDWRSGRFPNFTEPDPSYHGLVYADLGAPAMILKSRVQILRDVGGCQAPFDSFTTLLGVETLSLRMQRHVENAQQVAEFLDTHPGVESVAFPGLAQHPDHARAQKYLPRGAGSILGFRIKGGRAAGETFINSLRLHSHVANVGDAKSLAIHPASTTHSQLNEDELLSAGVSPDFVRLSVGIEDADDIVWDLDQALRAASS is encoded by the coding sequence ATGAGCGCCAACCAGACGCATGAGCGCCAATACGGATTCAGCACCCGTCAGCTGCACGCCGGCCAACAGCCCGATCCGACCACCGGCAGTCGGGCGGTGCCGATCTACCACACCACCAGCTATCAGTTCAAAGACACCGGGCACGCGGCCGACCTGTTTGCCCTCAAAGAGCCCGGCAATATCTATACCCGCATCATGAATCCGACCAACGATGTCCTGGAACAGCGCCTGGCCTCGCTCGAAGGCGGGGTCGGCGCCCTGGTTTCCAGCAGCGGCCACGCGGCCCAGATGATGGCCATCATGGCCCTGTGCGGGCAGGGCGATCATATCGTCAGCAGCAGCCGCCTGTATGGCGGGACGTATAACCAGTTCACCCACACCTTTCCGCGCATGGGGATTACGACGACCTTTGTCGATCCGACCAAACCCGAGGAGTTTGCCGCCGCGGTCCAGCCCAACACCAAGATTCTCTACGGTGAGACCCTGGGAAACCCGGACATTACAGTTTTTCCGTTTGACGAGGTGTCCGAGGTGTCGCGGGCCCACCATATTCCGATCATGATCGACAACACTTTTGCCACGCCCTACCTGTGCCGGCCGTTTGACTGGGGGGCGCACATTGTGACTCACAGCACAACCAAGTTTCTGAGCGGGCACGGCACGGCGATTGGGGGGGCGATTATTGATGGCGGCAATTTTGACTGGCGAAGCGGCCGCTTTCCCAATTTCACCGAACCGGACCCGTCCTATCACGGCTTGGTGTACGCCGACCTGGGCGCCCCGGCCATGATTCTCAAGTCTCGGGTGCAGATCCTGCGCGACGTGGGCGGCTGTCAGGCGCCGTTTGACAGCTTCACCACCCTGCTGGGAGTTGAGACGCTGAGTCTGCGTATGCAGCGCCATGTCGAAAACGCTCAGCAGGTGGCCGAGTTTCTCGACACCCATCCCGGGGTCGAATCGGTCGCCTTTCCCGGCCTGGCCCAGCACCCGGACCACGCCAGAGCCCAGAAATATCTGCCCCGCGGCGCCGGATCGATCCTGGGCTTTCGGATCAAGGGCGGGCGTGCGGCGGGCGAGACCTTTATCAACAGCCTCAGACTTCACAGCCATGTGGCCAATGTCGGGGACGCCAAGAGTCTGGCTATCCACCCGGCCAGCACGACCCACAGCCAGCTCAACGAGGACGAGTTGCTGAGTGCCGGGGTATCGCCCGATTTCGTCCGGCTGAGTGTCGGCATAGAAGACGCCGATGACATTGTGTGGGACCTGGACCAGGCCCTCAGGGCGGCCAGCAGCTAG
- the xth gene encoding exodeoxyribonuclease III has translation MRIISCNLNGIRSAARKGFFVWLADQQPDLVCVQELKAQEADLSPALRQPPGLSGYFHPAEKRGYSGVGVYARRPPDALRCGLGHADIDAEGRYLRADFGRLSLVSLYLPSGSSSEQRQAAKYAFMERLAPELRALRTSRRHVVVCGDWNIAHTQKDLKNWRSNQKNSGFLPQEQEWLSRVFDEIGFVDVFRRLNREPEQYTWWSNRGQAWAKNVGWRLDYQIATPGLAAKARRTWIYKDQRFSDHAPLTIDYAYELAPARKKRAGRAA, from the coding sequence ATGCGCATTATCTCGTGCAATCTCAACGGTATCCGCTCGGCCGCCCGCAAGGGATTTTTTGTCTGGCTAGCAGACCAGCAGCCCGATCTGGTGTGCGTTCAGGAGCTGAAAGCCCAGGAGGCCGATCTGTCTCCCGCTCTGCGCCAACCCCCGGGGCTGAGCGGATATTTCCATCCGGCCGAGAAACGTGGCTATTCCGGGGTCGGGGTGTATGCCCGGCGCCCGCCAGACGCCCTGCGGTGCGGCTTGGGGCACGCCGATATTGATGCCGAGGGACGCTATCTGCGGGCCGACTTCGGCCGGTTGAGCTTGGTGTCGCTGTACCTGCCGTCGGGCTCAAGTTCGGAGCAGCGCCAGGCGGCCAAGTATGCGTTCATGGAACGTCTGGCGCCCGAGCTGCGCGCGCTGCGGACCAGTCGTAGACATGTGGTGGTGTGCGGAGATTGGAATATCGCCCATACCCAGAAGGATCTGAAGAACTGGCGCTCGAATCAGAAAAATTCGGGTTTTTTGCCCCAGGAACAGGAGTGGCTGAGCCGCGTCTTTGACGAGATCGGCTTTGTCGACGTGTTCCGACGCCTGAATCGCGAACCTGAGCAGTATACCTGGTGGTCAAATCGGGGGCAGGCCTGGGCCAAGAACGTTGGCTGGCGGCTGGACTACCAGATTGCCACCCCTGGCTTGGCGGCCAAGGCTCGCCGGACGTGGATTTATAAAGACCAGCGCTTTTCCGATCATGCGCCGCTGACTATTGATTACGCCTACGAGCTTGCCCCGGCTCGCAAAAAGCGGGCTGGCCGGGCGGCCTAG
- the yidD gene encoding membrane protein insertion efficiency factor YidD, translating to MDRHDTAACGIRAGLGAMGCRSLIGLLRVYQRLVSPLLPAVFGPQAGCRFLPSCSQYAIECFQLHSFFRALGLTLKRLGRCHPWCAGGCDPVPRPRLR from the coding sequence ATGGATCGGCACGACACAGCAGCCTGCGGCATCCGGGCCGGCCTCGGCGCGATGGGGTGCCGGAGTCTGATCGGGCTGCTGCGCGTCTATCAGCGCCTGGTGTCGCCGCTCCTGCCGGCCGTGTTCGGCCCGCAGGCCGGCTGCCGGTTTCTGCCCAGCTGTTCCCAGTACGCCATCGAGTGTTTTCAGCTTCACTCCTTTTTCCGGGCCCTGGGTCTGACCCTCAAACGCCTCGGCCGCTGTCACCCCTGGTGTGCTGGCGGCTGCGATCCAGTTCCCCGACCGCGCCTCCGCTAA
- the gspE gene encoding type II secretion system ATPase GspE — protein MSRLDELLLATGKLSSDDLRRVQLVQQQRGEPMERLLLELGFMSEDDLLPVLADYYRAPLIGVRDFPQDPPALDSINPAYFRQARICPLRVEDGQLVAAMADPGDVDTIEALEKATGLRVVRRLARERELLDALSAYDTEGDGSPDGLEANNGEGGYLEEDQDVVAHLRDLASEAPVIRLVNVMISRAMEQRASDIHIEPFEKELRVRYRIDGILHDIESPPRWMQAALISRVKLMAKLNIAERRLPQDGRIKLRMLGREVDLRVSTLPTLYGESVVLRILDRSSITLSLESLGFPADTLELFEALIAKPYGMILVTGPTGSGKTTTLYGALDKINSPDKKIITIEDPVEYQLSGVNQVHVKPQIGLSFASGLRSIVRQDPDVIMIGEIRDYETAEIAIQSALTGHLVFSTLHTNDAAGAITRLLEMGVEDYLLASSLLGVMAQRLVRSLCRQCRRPSHSGVGFEGHGLGSNGVANGVSSAPSLTYEAVGCEACANTGYHGRRGIFELMSVDEDIRPLILKRASADIIKNRSTAAQGMRVLRDDGWRTVSQGLTTVAEVLRVTQE, from the coding sequence ATGAGTCGGCTCGATGAGTTGCTACTGGCGACCGGCAAGCTGTCCTCCGACGATCTGCGTCGGGTCCAGCTGGTCCAGCAGCAACGTGGCGAACCCATGGAACGTCTGCTGCTCGAACTCGGTTTCATGTCCGAGGACGATCTGCTGCCCGTGCTGGCCGACTACTACCGGGCGCCGCTGATCGGAGTGCGCGACTTTCCGCAAGATCCTCCCGCCCTCGACTCTATTAACCCGGCCTATTTTCGTCAGGCACGCATCTGCCCGCTGCGTGTCGAGGACGGCCAGCTCGTCGCTGCCATGGCCGATCCGGGGGATGTCGACACGATCGAAGCCCTGGAGAAGGCGACCGGTCTGCGTGTGGTGCGCCGGCTGGCGCGCGAACGTGAGCTGCTTGACGCACTGAGCGCCTACGACACCGAGGGAGACGGGTCGCCCGACGGTCTGGAAGCGAACAACGGGGAGGGCGGCTATCTCGAAGAGGATCAGGACGTTGTCGCCCACCTGCGCGACCTGGCCAGCGAGGCCCCGGTCATCCGCCTCGTCAACGTCATGATCTCTCGGGCCATGGAACAGCGCGCCTCAGATATCCACATTGAGCCGTTTGAAAAGGAACTGCGGGTCCGCTACCGCATTGACGGCATCTTGCACGATATCGAGTCTCCGCCGCGCTGGATGCAGGCCGCCCTCATCTCGCGCGTCAAGCTGATGGCCAAGCTGAATATCGCCGAACGCCGCCTGCCCCAGGACGGGCGGATCAAGCTGCGCATGCTCGGCCGTGAGGTGGACCTGCGGGTCTCGACCCTGCCGACGCTGTACGGAGAGAGCGTTGTCCTGCGTATTCTCGACCGCTCCAGTATTACGCTCAGCCTCGAATCCTTAGGCTTTCCGGCCGATACCCTGGAGTTGTTCGAGGCCCTGATTGCCAAGCCCTACGGCATGATCCTGGTGACGGGACCGACCGGGAGCGGAAAAACGACTACGCTGTACGGGGCTTTGGACAAAATCAACTCTCCAGACAAAAAGATCATTACCATCGAGGACCCGGTCGAGTACCAGCTGAGCGGTGTCAACCAGGTCCACGTCAAACCCCAAATCGGCCTCAGCTTTGCCTCGGGGCTGCGTTCCATCGTGCGCCAGGACCCGGACGTCATTATGATCGGTGAGATTCGTGACTATGAAACCGCTGAGATTGCCATCCAGTCCGCGCTGACCGGTCATCTGGTGTTCTCGACCCTGCACACCAACGATGCCGCTGGGGCTATCACCCGGCTCCTGGAGATGGGGGTTGAGGACTATCTGTTGGCCTCCTCGCTGCTGGGGGTGATGGCCCAGCGCCTGGTCCGCTCATTATGCCGCCAGTGCCGCCGTCCCAGCCATAGCGGGGTGGGGTTTGAGGGGCATGGGCTCGGGTCAAACGGCGTTGCCAACGGCGTGTCGTCCGCTCCGTCTCTGACCTATGAAGCGGTCGGCTGTGAGGCCTGCGCCAACACCGGCTATCACGGTCGGCGGGGCATCTTTGAGCTGATGTCTGTCGATGAAGACATCCGCCCGCTGATTCTCAAACGCGCCTCGGCCGACATAATTAAGAACCGGTCCACTGCCGCCCAAGGCATGCGCGTCCTGCGCGACGACGGCTGGCGGACGGTGAGTCAGGGCCTGACAACGGTGGCCGAAGTCCTGCGGGTGACCCAAGAATAG
- a CDS encoding NUDIX domain-containing protein encodes MPLDIPPAKAGVVATRPTATAEPEVLLITSRKHPHSWIFPVGTVEPGENLERAAARECAEESGYTVEVGRLLATLRLAGEAGGAAQPFFFFAASVAGECTTYETDRQRCWVGLSQLVEAVAEVFSPVARAAVEHWTSDRPSVARTP; translated from the coding sequence ATGCCCCTCGATATACCGCCAGCCAAAGCCGGTGTTGTGGCCACCCGCCCCACGGCCACAGCCGAGCCTGAGGTGTTGCTGATCACCAGCCGCAAACATCCCCACAGCTGGATTTTTCCGGTCGGCACGGTTGAGCCGGGAGAAAATCTGGAGCGGGCAGCCGCCCGGGAGTGTGCCGAGGAGAGTGGCTATACGGTTGAGGTCGGACGCCTGTTAGCCACGCTCAGGTTGGCGGGTGAGGCTGGCGGAGCGGCGCAGCCATTTTTTTTCTTTGCCGCCAGCGTCGCCGGCGAGTGTACGACGTATGAAACCGACCGCCAGCGGTGCTGGGTCGGGCTGTCACAGCTCGTCGAGGCTGTGGCCGAGGTGTTCAGCCCGGTGGCCCGGGCCGCGGTGGAACACTGGACTTCAGACAGACCGTCCGTCGCTCGCACGCCCTAG